In Aethina tumida isolate Nest 87 chromosome 2, icAetTumi1.1, whole genome shotgun sequence, the DNA window ACGTTCAGCGGCGGACTGCTTGAAGTGCTGCTCCGTCTGTTGGACGCGTACAGAGGCGGTCAATGGACGCCGCCTCGCGTCCTACAGCAGACgctgaattatttaaaccaGGCGGTCTCTCACGCGCACACATGGAGGATTTTGAAACCACACATGCCGCACATCGTACAAGATGTGCTGTTCCCACTGATGAGCTACTCCGCCGAGGATCACGAATTGTGGACGGTCGACCCATACGAGTATATACGCGTCAAGTTTGGTGTGTATGCTACATTACAAGGTTCATCTCTAGAAAATAcatttgcaaatttttacggAATAATGCTTACGTTAATTTAATGGCGGCCTTTTTCATGATCATTTTTAAAGCTGGCTTTGAAATTGGAGTAACTTTGAATTGGTTTCATGATGTCGAAAAGTGCGTCTAAGCAGTTTTAAAGTTGATGTGACGAATTCGGTcgtttactaaatttaaaacatctataaaatattcattttgttgagtaatataaatagattGGAATCAGGGGGTAGttagtattgaaatatcaaaaaagtaataattatataattattacaaaaaaatgatattaaattgcAAACGCAACctgtattattcaaatattagaattatacaataaattaaacaactgaACTGAACAACAACTGGAACTGAGAATCCTCTATTAACTCACAACTTTTAAgacaataaagttttttaaatatatacattatacatatattttttgcggaatttatgaaaataatttacactaTACTCTGGcagattttacatttaatacacTTATAGGTAATATAAGAAAGAAATACAGCAGTAATCcctttatcaaattaaaagaaagatttcatttttccacattttttaacattattagtATAAGATGTATTGAATGAAacaagatattatttaaagaaatacaaaatgataataaatatccaACTCAATCTCCAGCCAAATATTATgcaaatattagatttgtaaaataaaataaacataaatgtttGGAATTTCTAAACAAGATTTATACCAGAAAAGTCTATTGACTAACGttacgaattaaaattttaagttaaatatatacattatacatatatatttcctGGATTGCGGTCATAAAATATTCCCCCCTGATAACTTTTAAATGGACCTCAcgatattaacacactataggcgggcagcaaaatagtccaaactaagttgttgaatgataacaaaaaataagagataattcttccaattccgtatgtaaaccaatagagtaaaattatttcaccCCGCTTTTGAAGaaagtacattcaaaaaggtaaaaattacccgaccagctaacaatcaacagttttcgagacgggtatttttacccgacccgcttatagtgtgttaacTGTGGCTAAAAGCcatgtaaaatgttttcagtCCATCTAAATTTTGCCATAATCATTGACATTGAcactcaattattttatttaaatgatatatgtGGTCTGGGGACACctcatttaaaaggcatttttattctttgttcAATGCTACTTTTGGATGAGTAATTGAgcagtttatttaatgtgtcTGATAAActattcagtattttttacaaaaaatcgatatttctATGAAACAGATATTACAAATCTGTATTTAGGTGATAAAATACAATTCTAGTaccatatttactttttagttgTTGGTTGtgcttataataattattagaacaaaattattacctATAATATACAGACATTATTTGAAACAGTTGAGATATTTTtcgtatataataatataataatcttcaataaaaaaatcctcTTTGACATTATGGAAAGCTAATGAAAGCTTTATCTAGTTATGCACTCATTAAAAGTCACTTTAAAGGCTGATTGTGAGGTCGGCCTCCGTTCTCCAAATTAACACCTCTTGTTTCCAGATGTTTTCGAGGACTTCGTGTCCCCAGTGTCGGCCGCCCAGACACTGCTTCACTCGGCTTGCCGCAAGCGCAAGGAGATGTTGCAAAAGACCATGATATTCCTCACTCAAGTCCTAACCAATCCGGCTACTGAGCCGCCGCAGAAGGACGGCGCTCTCCACATGGTCGGCTCACTGGCCGACATcctattaaagaaaaaactcTACAAGGATCAATTGGATCAGCTCTTCACTAAGTACGTATTTCCCGAGTTCCAGAGCGAACGTGGGCACATGCGTGCTCGCGCCTGCTGGGTGCTGCATTACTTCGCCGAGTTCCCCTTCAAGCAGGAGAACGTGCTGCTGGACGCCATCAACCTCACCGTGCACGCGCTCAGATACGACAAGGAGTTGCCGGTGAAGGTGGAAGCTGCCATCGCGCTTCAATCGTTGCTCAACTACCAAGAACGTTGTCACAAATACATTGAGCCCCAAGTCAAAGAAGTCGCCCTCGAGTTGCTGACCATCATTCGTGAAACGGAAAACGAGGACGTCACCGGCGTCATGCAGAAGTTGGTCTGCGTTTTCACTCAGCAGCTGGCCCCGATCGCCGTAGAGATTTGCCAGCACCTCGCCACCACATTCGTACAGGTCCGTTGAACTTTTGAAGGCAGTGGTATACAAACTTATGTTGATTTTACAGGTGTTGGACACCGACGAGGGATCCGACGAGAAGGCGATCACTGCGATGGGTCTGCTGAACACCATCGAAACGGTGCTAACGGTGATGGATGAGCAGCCGGAGGTGATTCGAGTGCTGGAGCCCATTGTATTGCAGGTCATCGCTCACGTGCTTCAGAACGAAATACAGGAGTTCTACGAGGAAGTGCTGGAGCTCATTTATGACCTGACTAGCAAGTCCATTTCACCAGACATGTGGAAAGTTTTTGAGCTGTTATATCAAGTAATGtcaatagtattaattaaattaatttcgattaaatgtaatatatttgttaaaggtCTTTATGAAGAACGGTCTGGATCATTTCACGGATATGATGCCCGCACTTCACAATTACATAACGGTGGATACTGAAGCGTTCTTGTCAGTTGAACAACGACTATTGGCAATATACAATATGGCCAAAGAGGTGTTGAGCAAGGACTGCGGCGAAGACCCAGAGTCTCATGCTGCTAAACTGTTGGAAATCGTGCTGCTGCAATGCAAAAACAAGATCGATCAGGCGGCGCCAATGCTGGTGGAATTGGCTGCCAGTCGATTGCTCCGCAAAGTGAATACAAGCGAGTTACGCACGATGTGCCTGCAAGTGTTGATCGCAGCTCTCTACTACGATCCGAAGCTGCTCTTCTCCGTAATGGAGAAGATGCCCGACTTCACGAATCATTTCATCAAGCAGTGGCTGCACGACGCCGACTGTTTCCTAGGCGTGCACGACAGGAAGCTCTGCGTGTTGGGTCTTTGCACTTTGATCACCATGCCGACAAAACCTGCGGCCCTAATTGAGATGGCGCCAAAGGTTGTGCCTAGTTTGATATTGTTGTTCGAAGGCTTGAAGCGTGCGTACGCAGCGAAAGCGCTGGAGGCGGCGGAGGAAGAGGAAACCGACGAATCTGATGGGGGCGACGACCTGGGCGCCGCCGGTGATCTACTTAGCTCCGATGAGGACGAAATCGACGACCAGGGTCAGGACTACCTAGAAGCTTTGTCGCGGCGCGCGGTCAATCAGACGCAGAACAGCGCGATGCCGGTGAGTGCTGCATTCAACGACATCGACGCTGACGCGTCCGACGACTCGGATTCGGAGTACGATCCGAGTGAAGAGACGGTGCTCGAGGCCTATACGACGCCTTTAGACGACGAAGACTGCGACGTTgatgagtaccttgcattcaAGCATGTGATGCAACACATCCAAACATCAGAGCCTGAGTGGTACAAGGCGCTTACTTCCAACTTGAATGAGGCACAGGTCAAGTCATTGGGTGAAATTGTTGTATTGGCTGACCAGAGGGCTGCTGCCAAGGAGAGCAAACGAATTCAACAACAGGGTGGTtagtactattttatttatagaatatgttttattatatatttatatgaagtaccaaaaagaattttacgtttttaacatttaacttaaaatatttttttaaattaacttttatttgacatcaaaaccaatatttttttacaaatgatATACAAGTAAATTCATGATTTGGGAACAGTTCTTGGAACTGAAGAGAAGATCAGTTTTGACCTCTTCAAGGTCAAAccttttattacataaaaagtgAGAAAAATCTGGAGACATTTTATGTAATGAGAATATAGGCTTTTATAAACACAACATAAagcaacaatagtaaattaacattattttaacagttcacattaaataaaatagatagggccatattatttaacattttaaaaacttgcTGTATGATGATCTCTGCTCTATGTGAAGTCCATTTGCCCCACGTTTTGTAGTTTACTGGCTTATTTGCACAGAATATTGATCAATTTTATCGTTGGTACAAGTTTCAGGACGATCTTGACGTTGTCCATCTTCCTTtagtagaaatataaatatatttaaatatgaatcaaTAACCTATTGATTGacctttttttgttttaggatACATGTTCACACAACAGGCGGTTCCGACAACTTTCAAATTTGGAGACGGCAATTCATGAATGTTTAGTGTAAATTATTGTGActgattgtaaaattatagacTCTTCAATTTGACCAGTGAAAAGTGATTGTTTGTACAGATGTAATCctatatatctttttattttttaagtgccttttaattaaatcgtctgtaaaaaagatttatttaaattattaagtatataCCAAGCCGCGTCCACAC includes these proteins:
- the LOC109601996 gene encoding importin-7 isoform X1, which gives rise to MEIRKLIELLRATIDPSQRQQAEAELDKIHKIIGFAPSLLQIIMMGECDMPVRQAGAIYLKNLISQSWQDREPEPGEAQVFALHEQDRALIREQIVDAVVHAPDLIRTQLCTCVNNMVKHDFPGRWTQIVDKISVYLSNPEPSGWHGALLCLYQLVKNFEYKKADERGPLHEAMNLLLPQLYQLEIRLLPDPSEQSVLLQKEGLKVYFALTQYILPMDLINKETFAQWMEICRQVVERGVPPAALQPDEDERPELSWWKCKKWALHIVFRMFERYGSPGHVTKEYNEFAEWYLVTFSGGLLEVLLRLLDAYRGGQWTPPRVLQQTLNYLNQAVSHAHTWRILKPHMPHIVQDVLFPLMSYSAEDHELWTVDPYEYIRVKFDVFEDFVSPVSAAQTLLHSACRKRKEMLQKTMIFLTQVLTNPATEPPQKDGALHMVGSLADILLKKKLYKDQLDQLFTKYVFPEFQSERGHMRARACWVLHYFAEFPFKQENVLLDAINLTVHALRYDKELPVKVEAAIALQSLLNYQERCHKYIEPQVKEVALELLTIIRETENEDVTGVMQKLVCVFTQQLAPIAVEICQHLATTFVQVLDTDEGSDEKAITAMGLLNTIETVLTVMDEQPEVIRVLEPIVLQVIAHVLQNEIQEFYEEVLELIYDLTSKSISPDMWKVFELLYQVFMKNGLDHFTDMMPALHNYITVDTEAFLSVEQRLLAIYNMAKEVLSKDCGEDPESHAAKLLEIVLLQCKNKIDQAAPMLVELAASRLLRKVNTSELRTMCLQVLIAALYYDPKLLFSVMEKMPDFTNHFIKQWLHDADCFLGVHDRKLCVLGLCTLITMPTKPAALIEMAPKVVPSLILLFEGLKRAYAAKALEAAEEEETDESDGGDDLGAAGDLLSSDEDEIDDQGQDYLEALSRRAVNQTQNSAMPVSAAFNDIDADASDDSDSEYDPSEETVLEAYTTPLDDEDCDVDEYLAFKHVMQHIQTSEPEWYKALTSNLNEAQVKSLGEIVVLADQRAAAKESKRIQQQGGYMFTQQAVPTTFKFGDGNS
- the LOC109601996 gene encoding importin-7 isoform X2, coding for MEIRKLIELLRATIDPSQRQQAEAELDKIHKIIGFAPSLLQIIMMGECDMPVRQAGAIYLKNLISQSWQDREPEPGEAQVFALHEQDRALIREQIVDAVVHAPDLIRTQLCTCVNNMVKHDFPGRWTQIVDKISVYLSNPEPSGWHGALLCLYQLVKNFEYKKADERGPLHEAMNLLLPQLYQLEIRLLPDPSEQSVLLQKEGLKVYFALTQYILPMDLINKETFAQWMEICRQVVERGVPPAALQPDEDERPELSWWKCKKWALHIVFRMFERYGSPGHVTKEYNEFAEWYLVTFSGGLLEVLLRLLDAYRGGQWTPPRVLQQTLNYLNQAVSHAHTWRILKPHMPHIVQDVLFPLMSYSAEDHELWTVDPYEYIRVKFDVFEDFVSPVSAAQTLLHSACRKRKEMLQKTMIFLTQVLTNPATEPPQKDGALHMVGSLADILLKKKLYKDQLDQLFTKYVFPEFQSERGHMRARACWVLHYFAEFPFKQENVLLDAINLTVHALRYDKELPVKVEAAIALQSLLNYQERCHKYIEPQVKEVALELLTIIRETENEDVTGVMQKLVCVFTQQLAPIAVEICQHLATTFVLDTDEGSDEKAITAMGLLNTIETVLTVMDEQPEVIRVLEPIVLQVIAHVLQNEIQEFYEEVLELIYDLTSKSISPDMWKVFELLYQVFMKNGLDHFTDMMPALHNYITVDTEAFLSVEQRLLAIYNMAKEVLSKDCGEDPESHAAKLLEIVLLQCKNKIDQAAPMLVELAASRLLRKVNTSELRTMCLQVLIAALYYDPKLLFSVMEKMPDFTNHFIKQWLHDADCFLGVHDRKLCVLGLCTLITMPTKPAALIEMAPKVVPSLILLFEGLKRAYAAKALEAAEEEETDESDGGDDLGAAGDLLSSDEDEIDDQGQDYLEALSRRAVNQTQNSAMPVSAAFNDIDADASDDSDSEYDPSEETVLEAYTTPLDDEDCDVDEYLAFKHVMQHIQTSEPEWYKALTSNLNEAQVKSLGEIVVLADQRAAAKESKRIQQQGGYMFTQQAVPTTFKFGDGNS